A single genomic interval of Flavihumibacter rivuli harbors:
- a CDS encoding HlyD family secretion protein gives MEQEVKKKSPVRLIILSVVLLTVGFFAYRKINFALTHESTDNAQIETQLVPVLPRVAGYVKTIAIKDFDSVKANQLVVELDDAELQTQLLQMQADYNAALADLENAKAALNNAFVSLRVNKGNIDINRVKLEKAQKDFSRDKNLYAENAITQRQLEDSRFNYETLVKQLDNSNNDLASAESRIAVLQAAVKKAEAGIAVRKAQIEQQELKISYTKVYAPQAGKIGKKNVAVGQYVQAGMPLFTIVNDTTYWIVANFKENQIRKLHPGQQVDITLDAYDELKLKGTIESLSEATGARFALLPPDNASGNFVKVTQRVPVKIAINDADQYKQVLRAGLSAEVSVPLK, from the coding sequence ATGGAACAAGAAGTAAAAAAGAAATCACCTGTCCGACTGATCATTCTAAGTGTTGTATTACTGACTGTAGGTTTCTTCGCCTACAGGAAGATCAACTTTGCCCTGACGCATGAGTCAACCGACAATGCCCAGATCGAAACGCAACTGGTGCCTGTTCTACCGAGGGTGGCAGGCTATGTAAAGACCATTGCCATCAAGGATTTTGATTCGGTAAAGGCCAACCAGTTGGTGGTAGAACTGGACGATGCAGAATTACAAACGCAGCTCCTGCAGATGCAAGCCGATTATAATGCAGCATTGGCAGATCTGGAGAATGCGAAAGCTGCCCTGAACAATGCCTTCGTTTCCCTCAGGGTAAACAAAGGCAATATAGATATCAACAGGGTAAAGCTGGAGAAAGCGCAAAAGGACTTCAGCCGCGATAAGAACCTTTATGCAGAGAATGCCATCACCCAGCGCCAGCTGGAAGACAGTCGCTTCAACTATGAGACACTGGTAAAGCAGCTGGACAATAGCAACAACGACCTGGCATCCGCAGAGAGCAGGATAGCTGTATTGCAGGCTGCAGTGAAGAAAGCCGAAGCAGGAATTGCAGTGAGAAAGGCACAGATCGAACAGCAGGAACTCAAGATCTCTTACACCAAGGTATATGCGCCGCAGGCAGGTAAGATCGGTAAGAAGAATGTTGCCGTTGGCCAGTATGTACAGGCTGGTATGCCCTTGTTCACCATCGTGAACGATACCACCTACTGGATCGTGGCGAACTTTAAGGAGAACCAGATCAGGAAACTTCATCCCGGCCAGCAGGTGGATATTACCCTGGATGCCTATGATGAACTCAAACTGAAGGGAACCATTGAAAGCCTGAGTGAGGCTACCGGGGCGCGTTTCGCCCTTCTCCCCCCTGATAATGCCAGCGGCAATTTCGTAAAGGTGACACAGCGTGTGCCGGTAAAGATCGCCATCAATGATGCGGATCAATACAAGCAGGTCCTGCGTGCCGGTTTGAGTGCTGAAGTGAGTGTTCCCTTAAAGTAA
- a CDS encoding TetR family transcriptional regulator, with translation MEGKIEKVEKRDQILEAAEQLFFNKGFEGTSVREVCQLANVNVAMVNYYFGSKEGLFEKMIERRASFLKGKLQQLMDDQSLSAAEKINRIIDSYVERLFSHRGFTLTIMREMTVQQRSHFHETMANIFIGNMRIIKHIVQKGIDDGEFRKVDIEMTLSSLIGTIYQVLINDCMVIKMTDAPADFKPYEDDSFMERVKLHLKDMMHAHLQNKN, from the coding sequence ATGGAAGGGAAAATCGAAAAGGTTGAAAAGCGTGACCAGATCCTGGAAGCGGCCGAGCAATTGTTCTTTAATAAGGGATTTGAAGGTACTTCTGTAAGGGAGGTTTGCCAACTGGCCAATGTGAACGTGGCCATGGTCAATTATTATTTCGGCAGCAAGGAGGGATTGTTTGAGAAAATGATTGAGCGCAGGGCTTCCTTCCTGAAAGGAAAGCTGCAACAATTGATGGATGACCAGTCCCTTAGTGCTGCTGAAAAAATCAACCGGATCATCGACAGCTATGTGGAAAGGCTGTTCTCACACAGGGGCTTCACGTTGACCATTATGCGTGAAATGACAGTACAGCAACGGTCCCATTTCCATGAAACCATGGCCAATATTTTCATTGGCAACATGCGCATCATCAAGCATATCGTCCAAAAAGGCATCGATGATGGCGAATTCAGGAAGGTAGATATTGAAATGACCCTCTCATCCCTCATCGGCACCATTTACCAGGTATTGATCAACGATTGCATGGTGATCAAAATGACCGATGCCCCGGCGGATTTTAAACCTTATGAAGATGATTCTTTCATGGAGCGCGTGAAGCTGCACCTGAAAGACATGATGCATGCCCATTTGCAAAACAAGAACTAA
- a CDS encoding amidohydrolase, giving the protein MSITVFHNANMLSFHEGFQPGADTLVVEGNRISAIGRFDALQSFVQDGANLIDLSGKTLMPGMNDSHIHVWKVGNLKTFMLDVRAARSLEEMLSMISDYHRAFPDVAWIVARGFNEAGWANGRMPERTDLDKVVKDKPVYVIRTCAHIAVANTSAIERCGISADTVVPEGGVMYKGSDGRPNGIFSETALGLVANQIPPYTIAELQTMVKAAREELYSYGVTAVTDPAVDPLLLEAYYDLHRRNELGIRLNAIPILLPDGGEQPYPVPDYFDSGFFKVNTVKFFSDGGLSGKTAALKGHYKDSQEQGVLRLKREQYIGLCTAAMEKGLGLATHAIGDAAIDFVVDIYRQLHQSFPQLIKRIEHLGLPEQRHLDLMAANNIATSMQTVFLSELGKNFIRYLDQHYLDHCYPVRSVLDSGVLVALSSDAPVVKDFNPMKGVEAAVTRKNNEGDSIAPQESISIAEALKAYTADAARISVAPDFGSLKEGHLADLVVLDRDPLQQQPGQITAVKVLETWVDGQKVWSR; this is encoded by the coding sequence ATGTCAATTACAGTTTTCCATAATGCCAATATGCTTTCCTTCCATGAAGGATTCCAGCCGGGTGCCGATACGCTGGTCGTGGAGGGCAACAGGATCAGTGCTATTGGCAGGTTTGATGCATTGCAATCATTTGTGCAGGATGGTGCCAACCTTATTGACCTGTCGGGCAAGACCCTGATGCCGGGCATGAATGATTCGCATATCCATGTATGGAAGGTAGGTAACCTGAAGACCTTCATGCTCGATGTTCGTGCTGCGCGGAGTTTGGAGGAGATGTTGTCCATGATCAGTGACTACCATCGGGCTTTCCCTGATGTGGCCTGGATCGTAGCGAGGGGCTTCAATGAGGCCGGTTGGGCGAATGGCAGGATGCCGGAGCGGACTGACCTGGATAAGGTAGTGAAGGACAAGCCGGTTTATGTGATCCGCACCTGTGCCCATATTGCCGTGGCCAATACCAGCGCCATTGAACGTTGTGGGATATCAGCGGACACTGTTGTTCCTGAAGGTGGTGTGATGTACAAGGGCAGTGATGGCCGTCCGAATGGTATCTTTTCTGAAACTGCATTGGGATTAGTGGCGAACCAGATCCCTCCCTATACCATTGCCGAATTACAGACCATGGTGAAGGCGGCCAGGGAAGAGTTATACAGCTACGGCGTTACTGCAGTGACGGATCCGGCTGTTGATCCGTTATTGCTTGAAGCCTATTATGACCTGCATCGAAGGAATGAATTGGGCATCAGGCTGAATGCCATTCCCATCTTGTTACCGGATGGTGGGGAACAACCCTATCCCGTACCTGATTATTTCGATTCCGGTTTTTTCAAGGTCAATACCGTGAAGTTTTTCAGTGATGGTGGACTGAGTGGCAAGACCGCTGCATTGAAGGGGCATTATAAGGATTCACAGGAGCAGGGTGTGTTGCGGCTGAAGCGCGAACAGTATATCGGACTTTGTACAGCAGCCATGGAAAAGGGACTGGGACTGGCCACCCATGCCATTGGTGATGCTGCGATTGATTTCGTGGTGGACATTTACAGGCAACTGCACCAATCCTTCCCCCAATTGATCAAACGGATCGAGCACCTGGGTTTACCGGAACAGCGACACCTTGACCTGATGGCCGCTAATAATATAGCTACTTCCATGCAAACTGTTTTCCTGAGTGAATTGGGAAAGAATTTTATCAGGTACCTTGACCAACACTATCTCGATCATTGTTACCCGGTTCGGTCTGTCCTGGACAGCGGTGTATTGGTGGCACTTTCCTCGGACGCACCGGTGGTGAAGGACTTCAACCCCATGAAGGGGGTAGAGGCGGCTGTTACCCGGAAGAATAATGAAGGGGATTCGATTGCGCCGCAGGAAAGCATCAGTATTGCAGAAGCACTGAAAGCCTATACGGCTGATGCGGCCAGGATAAGTGTGGCCCCTGATTTTGGGTCACTGAAAGAAGGTCATCTCGCTGACCTGGTGGTATTGGACCGTGATCCCCTGCAACAGCAACCGGGGCAGATCACCGCGGTCAAGGTCCTCGAGACCTGGGTAGACGGCCAGAAGGTCTGGTCCAGGTAA
- the gabT gene encoding 4-aminobutyrate--2-oxoglutarate transaminase yields the protein MAHIQLKTAIPGPKGQAILERRKNALPSGLAKSTEVAVERAEGALVWDVDGNQLIDFAGGIGMINVGHCNAQVVNAIKEQVDKYIHTCSLVTTIEPYIELAELLNSVTPGDFPKKTLLANSGSEAVENAVNIAKYYTKRNAVLCFEGAYHGRTLLTLSLTSKYALFKKGFGSYVSDIYRIPAPNMYRKEEGMSEEQYIQFCIRNLERAMIAQVDPESLAAIIIEPIQGEGGFLPIPTPFLQKLRELCDKYGIVFIADEIQCGAGRTGKLFAIEHTGVVPDIVVSAKSIGAGMPISAVTGRAEMMDAPHLGGVGGTYGGSPVACVAAIEAIKQLKSEAFLNRAIEVGQIISSTMNGWKSKYRAIGDVRGAGSMQLVEFVKDRDTREPDMEFAMEVIKDATSKGLILIRAGLYSNCIRLLPPVVITDEQLKEGLEVLEGAIARAQERRGG from the coding sequence ATGGCACATATTCAGTTGAAGACAGCTATCCCGGGACCTAAAGGACAAGCCATCCTGGAAAGGAGGAAGAATGCCCTGCCATCAGGACTCGCCAAATCCACCGAAGTAGCGGTGGAGCGCGCAGAAGGCGCCCTGGTATGGGATGTGGATGGCAACCAGTTGATCGATTTCGCCGGTGGTATCGGTATGATCAATGTTGGTCATTGCAATGCGCAAGTTGTTAATGCCATCAAGGAGCAGGTTGACAAGTATATCCATACCTGTTCACTGGTAACGACCATAGAACCCTATATCGAACTCGCGGAATTATTGAATAGTGTTACCCCCGGTGATTTCCCCAAGAAGACCTTGCTGGCCAATTCCGGTTCGGAAGCAGTGGAGAATGCCGTGAATATTGCCAAGTATTACACCAAGCGCAATGCGGTATTGTGTTTCGAAGGTGCTTACCATGGCCGTACGTTGCTTACATTAAGCCTTACCAGTAAGTATGCCTTGTTCAAGAAAGGTTTTGGATCCTACGTTTCGGATATCTACCGTATTCCTGCACCCAATATGTACCGGAAGGAAGAAGGGATGAGCGAGGAGCAATACATCCAGTTCTGTATCCGTAACCTGGAGCGTGCCATGATCGCGCAGGTTGATCCTGAATCATTGGCGGCCATTATCATTGAACCCATCCAGGGTGAAGGTGGGTTCCTTCCTATCCCCACACCATTCCTGCAGAAGCTGCGTGAGCTCTGCGATAAGTATGGTATCGTTTTCATTGCCGATGAGATCCAGTGTGGTGCGGGCAGGACCGGTAAATTATTTGCCATTGAACACACAGGGGTTGTTCCGGATATTGTGGTGAGTGCGAAATCGATTGGCGCAGGAATGCCCATCAGTGCCGTAACAGGTAGGGCCGAGATGATGGATGCGCCTCACCTGGGCGGTGTAGGTGGAACCTATGGTGGCAGCCCGGTTGCTTGCGTGGCAGCGATCGAGGCCATCAAACAATTGAAGAGTGAGGCCTTCCTGAACAGGGCAATTGAAGTAGGCCAGATCATTAGCTCCACCATGAATGGGTGGAAGTCGAAGTACCGCGCCATCGGTGATGTTCGTGGGGCTGGTTCCATGCAGCTGGTAGAGTTTGTAAAGGATCGTGATACACGCGAACCGGATATGGAATTTGCCATGGAAGTGATCAAGGATGCCACCTCAAAAGGATTGATCCTTATCCGCGCCGGTCTCTATAGTAACTGTATCCGGCTGCTGCCACCTGTAGTGATCACGGATGAGCAGTTGAAAGAAGGCCTGGAAGTATTGGAAGGCGCTATCGCCAGAGCCCAGGAGAGGAGAGGGGGATGA
- a CDS encoding GNAT family N-acetyltransferase yields the protein MMTVKTTYYKELDNGLVVQSMQPEDVVQLEELQKIVFPTLADDELIKAKHYLRHLELFPEGQLVVKDGDKVVGMTTTMRSNFDFSHYHHTFKETIAGGWLTNHDPNGEWLYGLDIGVHPDYRGKGLARILYRARHEVARSLGLKGQITVGMMNGYGAVAHQISGEQYFKELVEGKRTDPTITPQMKIGFEPIALIPEYLSDPACGNYGVLIKIDIDKII from the coding sequence ATGATGACAGTGAAGACAACTTATTACAAAGAACTCGATAATGGCCTGGTGGTGCAAAGCATGCAGCCTGAGGATGTGGTGCAATTGGAGGAATTGCAGAAGATCGTGTTCCCTACACTGGCCGATGACGAGTTGATCAAGGCGAAGCATTACCTGCGTCACCTTGAACTGTTCCCTGAAGGGCAACTGGTAGTGAAGGATGGGGATAAAGTAGTGGGCATGACCACCACCATGCGCAGCAATTTTGATTTTTCCCATTACCACCATACGTTCAAGGAAACCATTGCGGGTGGCTGGCTCACGAACCATGACCCTAATGGCGAATGGTTATATGGGTTGGATATCGGCGTACATCCCGATTACCGCGGCAAGGGCCTGGCCCGTATCCTTTACCGTGCGAGGCATGAAGTGGCCAGGTCATTGGGATTGAAAGGACAGATCACTGTGGGTATGATGAATGGTTATGGTGCCGTTGCCCACCAGATCAGTGGTGAACAATATTTCAAGGAGTTGGTGGAAGGAAAGCGGACAGATCCCACCATCACCCCGCAGATGAAGATCGGGTTTGAACCCATCGCCCTCATACCTGAATACCTGAGCGATCCTGCTTGTGGTAATTATGGGGTATTGATCAAAATAGACATCGACAAAATAATTTAA
- a CDS encoding Na+/H+ antiporter NhaC family protein, whose product MTDYGIISLVPPLVVVAIALKTRLSLEPLVIGCLVGFIIVGKWNFFNAIIDGFTKVMKNDLMVWVIMVCSLYGALIQLMIRSGGVKAFGEYMLRFVGSRKKSLLTTWGFGTFLFVDDYLNALTTGTTMKKLTDHYRVSREMLAFVVSSTAVPICVIVPISTWVIFIAKLLEENQLVPAGKGIASYLGIIPYISYGWIQYLMVPLVVMGIVPMIGKMKQANHRAATTGQLIPDNSEEFAVDVAAYDESKPGSIWYLILPVVVLIASTVYFDLDALKGIIVTLVVTLIYFSIKKVASFKMLSESTIEGMKSMLFALVLLLFSYLLKELGDQMGMTQYVIRSVEPLVSKQWLPLVIFLTLGLISFTTGNSWGLYAIAIPLVIPLAHELDCNVWLCIGAIVSAGAFGAHACFYSDATILAAQGAECNNFQHGITQLPFALISFTLTCLVYILLGYTIA is encoded by the coding sequence ATGACCGATTACGGAATCATATCACTGGTGCCACCCCTGGTGGTGGTAGCCATCGCGCTGAAGACAAGGCTTTCTTTAGAGCCCCTGGTCATTGGATGCCTGGTGGGATTTATTATCGTGGGCAAATGGAATTTCTTCAATGCCATCATCGATGGTTTCACCAAGGTGATGAAGAATGACCTGATGGTCTGGGTGATCATGGTGTGCAGTTTATACGGCGCGCTCATCCAGTTGATGATCAGGAGCGGCGGGGTGAAGGCATTTGGCGAATACATGCTGCGCTTTGTGGGGAGCAGGAAGAAGTCATTGCTCACCACCTGGGGATTCGGGACCTTCCTGTTTGTGGATGATTACCTGAATGCACTGACTACCGGAACTACCATGAAGAAACTCACCGATCATTACCGCGTGTCGAGGGAGATGCTGGCATTTGTGGTGAGTTCAACAGCCGTTCCCATCTGCGTGATCGTACCCATCTCTACCTGGGTGATCTTTATTGCCAAACTGCTGGAAGAGAACCAACTGGTGCCGGCAGGAAAGGGGATCGCTTCCTACCTTGGCATCATACCATATATTTCCTATGGCTGGATCCAGTACCTGATGGTGCCGTTGGTCGTGATGGGAATCGTCCCGATGATCGGCAAGATGAAACAGGCCAATCATCGCGCAGCAACAACCGGCCAGCTGATCCCTGATAATTCAGAAGAATTTGCGGTAGATGTAGCTGCCTATGATGAATCGAAGCCCGGCAGCATTTGGTACCTCATCCTGCCCGTGGTGGTATTGATCGCTTCCACCGTTTACTTCGACCTGGATGCACTGAAAGGGATCATTGTTACGCTGGTGGTAACACTTATCTATTTCAGCATTAAGAAAGTGGCTTCATTCAAGATGCTTTCTGAAAGTACCATTGAAGGGATGAAGAGCATGTTGTTTGCACTGGTGCTGCTACTTTTCTCTTACTTACTGAAAGAACTCGGTGACCAGATGGGCATGACCCAGTATGTGATCCGTTCTGTTGAGCCCTTGGTCAGCAAACAATGGCTGCCGCTGGTCATTTTCCTGACACTCGGACTGATATCCTTTACAACCGGTAACAGCTGGGGCTTGTATGCCATCGCCATCCCTTTGGTGATCCCATTGGCGCATGAACTGGATTGTAATGTATGGTTATGTATTGGTGCGATCGTAAGTGCCGGTGCATTCGGGGCCCATGCCTGTTTTTATAGTGATGCTACCATCCTTGCTGCGCAGGGGGCGGAATGCAACAATTTCCAGCATGGCATCACCCAGTTACCCTTTGCCCTGATCTCATTTACCCTTACCTGCCTCGTCTATATCCTCCTGGGGTATACGATTGCTTAA
- a CDS encoding NAD-dependent succinate-semialdehyde dehydrogenase — protein sequence MNKQYINGQWVDAIDGGTHELINPATEELITVLSYGNGKDCHAAIDVAEQAFHSWSKTTPYTRAEILKKAANYIREHIETLARDMVMESGKPLLEAKGEWTVAANLFEWYAEEGKRAYGKVIPTNRLDKRSSVIWQPMGVIGVITAWNFPAYNPARAWAAALAAGCTVVAKPSESTPLSGYHMVKALEQAGLPAGVLNVLTGESSSIGQAMLDHPKLKKISFTGSTRVGKILMDGASRTHTKLALELGGNAPVLIFDDVDVDAVAKVAAIARFRNNGQVCIAPQRFYVHERIFDLFAGKVAAYVSNLKVGGGLEEGVNVGPLITRKQRDSVMELLEKAKSENAKILTGGHVPVHKDKGYFIQPAVVAGLDQSSSLARNEIFGPILPLFSFSDLDDAIAKANDTEYGLAAYVFTNNLRTAIHASERLEFGMVGINEWAPHGTESPFGGWKSSGQGHESGSEGLFEYMEKKLVSIGGL from the coding sequence ATGAATAAGCAATACATAAATGGCCAGTGGGTAGATGCCATTGACGGCGGTACCCACGAGCTGATCAACCCCGCAACCGAAGAGCTGATCACAGTGCTGAGTTATGGTAATGGTAAGGATTGCCATGCCGCCATTGATGTCGCAGAACAGGCCTTCCACAGCTGGAGCAAGACCACACCCTATACCAGGGCTGAGATCCTGAAGAAGGCCGCCAACTATATCCGGGAGCATATCGAAACACTTGCCCGCGATATGGTGATGGAAAGCGGTAAGCCCTTGTTGGAAGCAAAGGGAGAATGGACTGTTGCTGCCAACCTGTTTGAATGGTATGCGGAAGAAGGCAAGCGAGCCTATGGAAAAGTGATCCCGACCAACCGGCTTGACAAGCGCAGTTCGGTGATCTGGCAACCAATGGGTGTCATTGGCGTGATCACGGCATGGAATTTCCCGGCCTATAATCCGGCACGTGCATGGGCTGCTGCCCTGGCAGCCGGTTGTACCGTTGTGGCCAAGCCTTCCGAAAGTACCCCACTCAGTGGTTACCATATGGTGAAGGCATTGGAGCAGGCAGGTTTGCCGGCTGGCGTACTGAATGTGCTGACCGGTGAGTCCTCCTCCATTGGGCAGGCCATGCTTGACCATCCGAAATTGAAGAAGATCAGTTTTACTGGCAGCACCAGGGTGGGTAAGATCCTGATGGATGGGGCATCACGCACCCATACCAAGCTAGCACTCGAACTGGGGGGAAATGCACCTGTGCTCATATTTGATGATGTGGATGTTGATGCGGTAGCAAAAGTTGCGGCCATTGCCCGCTTCAGGAACAATGGCCAGGTCTGCATTGCTCCGCAAAGGTTCTACGTACACGAAAGGATCTTCGACCTGTTCGCAGGGAAAGTGGCGGCTTATGTGTCCAACCTGAAAGTTGGCGGTGGCCTGGAAGAAGGCGTAAATGTTGGTCCCCTGATCACCCGGAAGCAAAGGGATAGTGTAATGGAATTGCTGGAGAAAGCTAAATCTGAAAATGCGAAGATCCTGACCGGAGGTCATGTCCCGGTGCATAAGGATAAGGGTTATTTCATCCAGCCGGCTGTTGTCGCTGGTTTGGACCAGTCCTCCTCACTCGCCCGCAATGAGATCTTCGGTCCCATCTTACCGTTATTCTCCTTCTCCGACCTGGATGATGCCATCGCGAAGGCTAATGATACTGAATATGGCCTGGCGGCTTATGTCTTCACCAACAACCTGCGTACAGCCATCCATGCATCGGAAAGGCTGGAGTTTGGAATGGTGGGCATCAATGAGTGGGCGCCGCATGGAACGGAGTCGCCGTTTGGCGGATGGAAGAGCAGTGGCCAGGGCCATGAGAGTGGAAGCGAAGGATTGTTCGAGTACATGGAAAAGAAACTGGTCAGCATCGGTGGTCTTTGA
- the gabT gene encoding 4-aminobutyrate--2-oxoglutarate transaminase, translating into MEATMSKSQQILDRRRQFVPNAIGIFNPSTAVSAKGAVIYDADGREMIDFAGGIGVVNAGHCPAPVVDAIAKQAANLIHCSFNVATYELYMQLAEKLATLFPHGDHTKVMLTNSGAESVENAIKIARQATGRQAIVCFGGAFHGRTMMAMTLTSKVGYKLGCGPFAPEVYRIPFPDYYRNGSGLNLDEFSDIHLRELEEFFHTNVPAEQVAAIIIEPVQGEGGFNVAPRKYLQGLREICDKYGILLILDEVQSGFGRTGKWAAYQHYDIVPDLSTWAKSMGSGMPIGCVIGKASIMDACKPSTIGGTYPGNPVCCAAAIATIKYMEEIDINALGERVGEIVRDRFNAMKQRFPAIGDVRGLGAMMAFELVKNGDPFAPDADLCKKLISYCADHGLIVISAGVNGNIIRVLSPLIISDELLHKGLDIIEAGLESLTK; encoded by the coding sequence ATGGAAGCTACAATGAGCAAATCGCAACAAATACTGGATCGCAGAAGGCAATTCGTTCCCAATGCGATCGGGATCTTTAATCCATCAACGGCAGTGAGTGCCAAGGGCGCGGTCATTTATGATGCCGATGGCAGGGAGATGATCGACTTTGCAGGGGGTATCGGTGTGGTGAATGCAGGGCATTGCCCGGCACCGGTGGTGGACGCCATTGCTAAACAGGCGGCCAACCTGATCCATTGCAGTTTCAATGTGGCGACCTATGAACTTTATATGCAACTGGCCGAGAAACTGGCGACGCTTTTCCCGCATGGTGACCACACCAAGGTAATGCTGACCAATTCAGGTGCGGAGAGTGTGGAGAATGCCATCAAGATCGCGCGGCAGGCTACCGGCAGGCAAGCCATCGTCTGCTTTGGCGGGGCCTTCCATGGCCGTACCATGATGGCCATGACCCTGACCTCAAAGGTCGGTTATAAACTTGGATGCGGTCCCTTTGCCCCGGAAGTATACCGCATTCCATTCCCTGATTATTACCGGAATGGCAGCGGACTGAACCTGGATGAGTTTTCGGATATCCATTTGCGTGAGCTGGAAGAGTTCTTCCATACCAATGTGCCGGCTGAACAGGTGGCGGCCATCATCATCGAACCGGTGCAAGGGGAGGGTGGTTTCAATGTGGCCCCGAGGAAATACCTGCAGGGCTTGCGGGAGATCTGTGATAAGTATGGCATCCTGCTCATCCTTGATGAGGTGCAGAGTGGTTTCGGTCGTACCGGTAAATGGGCTGCCTACCAGCATTACGATATCGTTCCTGATCTATCCACCTGGGCAAAAAGCATGGGTAGCGGAATGCCTATCGGTTGCGTGATCGGTAAAGCTTCGATCATGGATGCCTGTAAGCCTTCCACCATTGGCGGCACCTATCCCGGAAACCCCGTTTGTTGTGCGGCAGCTATCGCCACCATTAAGTATATGGAGGAGATCGATATCAATGCCCTGGGAGAAAGGGTTGGGGAGATCGTACGCGACCGCTTCAATGCCATGAAACAGCGTTTCCCGGCTATTGGCGACGTGCGGGGACTGGGTGCGATGATGGCCTTCGAACTCGTTAAGAATGGCGATCCCTTCGCCCCGGATGCTGATCTCTGCAAGAAGCTGATCTCCTATTGTGCAGACCATGGACTGATCGTGATCAGCGCTGGTGTGAACGGTAATATCATCAGGGTATTGAGTCCACTGATCATCAGTGATGAATTGTTGCATAAGGGCCTTGATATCATTGAGGCCGGACTGGAATCATTGACCAAATAA
- a CDS encoding NAD-dependent succinate-semialdehyde dehydrogenase — protein MAVFNSINPFDQQLIGTYELMGEQQLNKALELSTMAFKDWKRRTFGERASVLINAAAILRNKKSELATLIVKEMGKVLPEAIGEVEKCAWVCEYYAAHAEGFLADELLEAGYVRSFVSHEPIGAVLAIMPWNFPFWQVFRYAAPTLMAGNVTLLKHAPNVCGCSLAIEGIFREAGAPEGVFQSLIIDTPEVERIITADIVQAVTLTGSERAGSSVAALAGKHIKTSVLELGGSDALIVLPDANMQKAAATALQSRLLNAGQSCIGSKRFIVLKDALNDFIHELESGINAYKYGDPFDPTVKVGPMARLDLAQSLEKQLQGSVAKGAGLVHGGQVSGCQFSPSLLLNVQKGMPAFDEETFGPLAAVIVAQDEAEAIALANDSRYGLGGSIWTGDLEKGVALARQIETGAVFINSLVKSDPRLPFGGIKKSGYGRELSRQGILEFVNQKTIAVEA, from the coding sequence ATGGCAGTATTTAATTCTATCAATCCTTTTGACCAGCAGCTGATCGGCACTTATGAACTCATGGGTGAGCAACAGCTGAATAAAGCGTTGGAGCTTTCCACTATGGCCTTTAAGGATTGGAAGCGAAGGACCTTTGGTGAGAGGGCATCTGTATTGATCAATGCTGCGGCCATCTTACGCAATAAAAAGTCGGAGTTGGCAACCCTGATCGTAAAGGAAATGGGTAAGGTATTGCCGGAAGCCATTGGTGAAGTGGAGAAGTGTGCGTGGGTATGCGAATATTATGCAGCACATGCGGAAGGCTTTCTTGCAGATGAATTGCTGGAGGCCGGTTACGTGAGAAGCTTTGTGAGCCATGAACCTATCGGGGCGGTACTGGCCATCATGCCCTGGAACTTCCCCTTCTGGCAGGTGTTCCGCTATGCCGCGCCAACATTGATGGCAGGCAATGTAACCCTGCTAAAGCATGCACCCAATGTATGCGGTTGCTCCCTGGCCATCGAGGGGATATTCAGGGAAGCAGGTGCACCCGAAGGTGTTTTCCAGTCCCTGATCATCGACACCCCTGAGGTAGAAAGGATCATTACTGCTGATATCGTACAGGCCGTTACCCTGACTGGCAGTGAAAGGGCCGGTAGTTCGGTGGCTGCCCTGGCAGGTAAGCATATTAAGACATCGGTCCTTGAATTGGGTGGTTCGGACGCATTGATCGTATTGCCCGATGCCAACATGCAGAAGGCGGCGGCTACCGCTTTGCAATCGCGTTTGCTGAATGCGGGACAGTCCTGCATCGGCTCCAAGCGATTCATCGTACTGAAGGATGCCCTGAATGATTTCATCCATGAATTGGAGTCAGGTATCAACGCCTATAAGTATGGTGACCCATTTGACCCAACTGTCAAGGTAGGACCAATGGCCCGGCTCGACCTGGCACAGAGCCTTGAAAAGCAACTGCAGGGTTCGGTTGCGAAGGGGGCAGGACTGGTGCACGGAGGGCAGGTCAGTGGATGCCAGTTCAGTCCTTCCTTATTGCTGAATGTGCAAAAAGGCATGCCAGCCTTCGATGAAGAAACATTTGGCCCGTTGGCCGCAGTTATCGTGGCACAGGATGAGGCAGAAGCCATCGCCCTCGCCAATGATTCCCGTTACGGATTGGGAGGCAGCATCTGGACCGGCGACCTGGAAAAGGGTGTGGCCCTTGCCAGGCAGATCGAAACAGGAGCTGTGTTCATCAACTCCCTCGTGAAAAGTGACCCTCGCCTGCCATTTGGTGGCATCAAGAAATCGGGCTATGGCAGGGAGCTGAGCAGGCAGGGTATCCTTGAATTCGTTAACCAGAAGACCATCGCCGTAGAGGCTTGA